The Choloepus didactylus isolate mChoDid1 chromosome 13, mChoDid1.pri, whole genome shotgun sequence genome contains a region encoding:
- the LOC119508186 gene encoding 2-iminobutanoate/2-iminopropanoate deaminase-like translates to MLSLIRKVISTAKAPGATGPYGQAMLVDRTIYISGQVGMDPSSGQFVPGGVTEEAKQALKNMGEILKAAGCDSANVVITTVLLADINDFNAVNEVYKQYFKSNFPARAAYQVAALPKGGCVENEAIAVRGPLTTACL, encoded by the coding sequence ATGTTGTCCCTGATCAGAAAGGTGATCAGCACCGCAAAAGCCCCAGGGGCCACTGGTCCTTACGGTCAAGCCATGCTAGTTGACAGGACCATTTATATTTCAGGACAGGTAGGCATGGACCCTTCAAGTGGACAGTTTGTGCCAGGTGGAGTGACAGAAGAAGCTAAACAAGCTCTTAAAAACATGGgggaaattctgaaagctgcaggcTGTGACTCTGCTAATGTTGTAATAACAACTGTCTTGCTGGCTGACATAAATGATTTCAATGCTGTCAATGAGGTCTACAAACAGTATTTCAAGAGTAATTTTCCTGCTAGAGCTGCTTACCAGGTTGCTGCTCTGCCCAAAGGGGGCTGTGTTGAGAATGAAGCAATAGCTGTCAGAGGACCTCTCACAACAGCATGTCTATAA